The following proteins come from a genomic window of Acinonyx jubatus isolate Ajub_Pintada_27869175 chromosome C1, VMU_Ajub_asm_v1.0, whole genome shotgun sequence:
- the PTCH2 gene encoding protein patched homolog 2 isoform X10, with the protein MARPPPLQELPPVYTPPARAASPQILAGSLKAPLWLRAYFQGLLFSLGCGIQRHCGKVLFLGLLAFGALALGLRVAIIETDLEQLWVEVGSRVSQELHYTKEKLGEEAAYTSQMLIQTPHQEGENILTPEALGLHLQAALAASKVQVSLYGKSWDLNKICYKSGIPLIENGMIERMIEKLFPCVILTPLDCFWEGAKLQGGSAYLPNLVSWCSLGALGGSTLHTLHMEGQMNS; encoded by the exons ATGGCTCGGCCGCCGCCACTCCAGGAGCTGCCCCCTGTCTATACACCCCCAGCTCGAGCCGCATCACCCCAG ATCCTAGCTGGGAGCCTAAAGGCTCCACTCTGGCTTCGTGCTTACTTCCAGGGCCTGCTCTTCTCTCTGGGCTGCGGGATCCAGAGACACTGTGGCAAAGTGCTCTTCCTGGGCCTGTTGGCCTTTGGAGCCCTGGCACTGGGTCTCCGTGTGGCCATCATTGAGACAGACCTAGAACAGCTCTGGGTGGAAG TGGGCAGCCGGGTGAGCCAGGAGTTGCATTACACCAAGgagaagctgggggaggaggctgcGTACACCTCCCAGATGTTGATACAGACCCCACACCAGGAGGGGGAGAACATCCTCACGCCTGAGGCACTGGGCCTCCACCTCCAGGCAGCCCTTGCAGCCAGTAAAGTGCAAGTATCACTCTATGGAAA GTCCTGGGATTTGAATAAAATCTGCTACAAGTCAGGAATTCCCCTaattgaaaatggaatgattgaGCGG ATGATTGAGAAGCTGTTTCCGTGCGTGATCCTCACCCCCCTCGACTGCTTCTGGGAGGGAGCCAAACTCCAAGGGGGCTCTGCCTACTTGCC CAACCTGGTAAGCTGGTGTAGC